The Amyelois transitella isolate CPQ chromosome Z, ilAmyTran1.1, whole genome shotgun sequence genome contains a region encoding:
- the LOC106133908 gene encoding prostaglandin E synthase 2, whose product MWRPTFTILRKVVIPSLKDKTNLTRILYSTKSRLPRSTAKLTLVSASVGVLLGVGYGGYTHYKINAKKSSASVEDLAYPFLKERPQYKPHYRIVNDSDTSNLQLVLFQYRTCPFCCKVRAYLDSHGISYDIVEVDAVLRQGIKWSTYKKVPIILAKVDGGYQQLMESTAIMSILETHLRDKSSQLQEVIKFYPQTKFISDDGKETTDIANKYFIMHNTAVPDEKERAEEADERKWRQWADRVLVHTLSPNVYRTFGEALETFKWFEQVGGWRQSFPEWECALMVYVGSVAMWIISKRLKARHHIKDDVRQSLYDAANQWTRAIKIKGTRFHGGDHPNLADVSVYGVLSSIEGCEAFQDLRAHTDIGTWYDDIKNTISNKMGKVIAAHANA is encoded by the exons ATGTGGCGTCCAACGTTCACTATATTGCGTAAAGTGGTTATTCCATCACTTAAAGATAAAACTAACCTGACCAGAATTTTATATTCCACCAAAAGCCGGCTCCCAAGATCAACTGCAAAATTGACTTTGGTCAGTGCCAGCGTCGGAGTCTTGCTAGGAGTTGGCTATGGCGGTTACAcgcattataaaataaacgcCAAGAAGAGTTCGGCGTCAGTGGAAGATTTAGCATATCCCTTTTTGAAAGAACGTCCACAGTATAAACCTCACTATAGA ATAGTGAATGATTCAGATACCAGTAACCTTCAGTTAGTTTTGTTTCAATACCGTACCTGCCCATTTTGCTGTAAGGTACGAGCATACCTTGACTCTCATGGTATTAGCTATGATATAGTGGAGGTGGATGCAGTCCTAAGACAGGGGATCAAATGGTCAACTTATAAGAAAGTGCCCATTATTCTGGCTAAAGTGGATGGAGGATATCAA caACTAATGGAGAGCACTGCAATCATGTCAATATTAGAAACACATCTCCGAGATAAGTCATCACAACTGCAAGAAGTCATAAAGTTTTACCCACaaaccaaatttataagcgaTGATGGAAAGGAGACAACGGATATTGcgaataaatactttataatgCATAACACGGCAGTACCTGATGAGAAAGAAAGGGCTGAAGAAGC GGATGAGCGTAAATGGCGTCAATGGGCTGACCGAGTTCTTGTCCACACTCTATCTCCTAACGTCTATCGAACATTTGGGGAAGCCTTGGAGACATTTAAATGGTTCGAACAAGTCGGCGGCTGGAGGCAGTCTTTCCCAGAGTGGGAATGCGCTTTGATGGTTTATGTCGGGTCTGTGGCCATGTGGATCATATCTAAGAGACTTAAAGCTAG GCATCACATCAAAGATGACGTTAGGCAGTCGCTTTACGACGCCGCCAACCAATGGACTCGGGCGATAAAGATCAAAGGCACCCGGTTCCACGGCGGCGATCACCCCAACCTAGCTGATGTCAGCGTCTACGGAGTCCTCAGCAGTATCGAGGGATGCGAAGCCTTCCAAGACCTAAGAGCCCACACTGATATAGGCACCTGGTACGACGACATTAAGAACACAATTTCTAACAAAATGGGTAAAGTTATCGCAGCTCATGCGAATGCataa